A DNA window from Leptolyngbya sp. KIOST-1 contains the following coding sequences:
- a CDS encoding ATP-binding protein has protein sequence MARKVSRQAPTQAHLQVASQLDVITQVQRWFRDTCRSLEGESAWVGSHCDRLALALTEGFTNAVRHAHAHLPPETGIDIDLALDTDQVEIRIWDYGDPFNPELLPEPQPGELLESGYGWFLLRRLADKVTYYRSQDGRNCLSIVKYGTCPT, from the coding sequence ATGGCAAGGAAAGTTTCCAGGCAGGCCCCTACGCAGGCGCACCTGCAGGTGGCCAGTCAGCTCGATGTGATTACCCAGGTGCAGCGCTGGTTTCGCGACACCTGTCGGTCCCTGGAGGGTGAGTCGGCCTGGGTTGGCAGCCACTGCGATCGCCTGGCCCTGGCCCTCACCGAAGGCTTCACCAACGCGGTCCGCCACGCCCACGCCCATCTGCCCCCCGAAACCGGCATCGACATTGACCTGGCCCTCGACACCGACCAGGTGGAAATTCGCATCTGGGACTACGGCGACCCCTTTAACCCGGAGCTGCTGCCCGAACCCCAGCCGGGGGAACTACTAGAGAGCGGCTACGGCTGGTTTTTGCTGCGCCGCCTGGCCGACAAGGTCACCTACTACCGCTCCCAGGACGGGCGCAACTGTCTATCGATCGTGAAGTATGGCACCTGCCCCACCTAA
- a CDS encoding M23 family metallopeptidase, which translates to MEPNRESHGLTRRSLLVAAAGGTAIVLLGRPAQAYDVILNPDAPSLGDTISVIAVPRTSDSAQPKITVNDRLEYPTFPISGNRFRALVPTSPLDPPGRMVVRVIGTGETRNLALGLKNRNFPTQRITLSPGRSNLGTQHEFDRVAAFKNLVTPERHWNGVMQRPNSGRTTTQYGVRRYYNGVFAQDYYHRGLDYGAPTGSPVTSPAAGRIGLVGRVADGFELHGNTIGIDHGQGVLSIMLHLSRIDVNEGDFVRPGQVIGAVGNTGASSGPHLHWGLYVHGICVDPAPWMARGFE; encoded by the coding sequence ATGGAGCCAAATCGAGAGAGCCACGGGCTGACCCGGCGATCGCTGCTGGTGGCAGCCGCTGGGGGAACCGCGATCGTGCTGCTGGGGCGGCCAGCTCAGGCCTACGATGTCATTCTCAACCCCGATGCCCCCTCCCTGGGCGATACCATTTCGGTGATTGCGGTGCCGCGCACCTCAGACTCAGCCCAGCCCAAGATCACCGTCAACGACCGGCTGGAGTATCCCACCTTTCCCATCAGCGGCAATCGGTTTCGGGCCCTGGTGCCCACCAGCCCCCTCGATCCCCCAGGGCGCATGGTGGTTCGCGTGATTGGCACGGGCGAGACGCGCAACCTGGCCTTGGGCCTGAAAAACCGCAACTTCCCCACCCAGCGGATTACCCTGTCGCCCGGTCGCAGCAACCTGGGCACCCAGCACGAGTTTGACCGGGTCGCCGCCTTCAAAAACCTGGTCACCCCCGAACGCCACTGGAACGGTGTGATGCAGCGCCCCAACTCGGGCCGCACCACCACCCAGTACGGGGTCCGGCGCTACTACAACGGCGTGTTCGCCCAGGACTACTACCACCGGGGCCTCGACTACGGGGCCCCCACGGGCTCCCCGGTGACCTCACCCGCCGCCGGACGGATTGGCCTGGTGGGACGGGTGGCGGATGGATTTGAGCTGCACGGCAACACCATCGGCATCGACCACGGTCAGGGGGTGCTCAGCATCATGCTGCACCTCAGCCGCATCGATGTGAATGAGGGTGATTTTGTCCGGCCTGGGCAGGTGATTGGGGCGGTGGGCAACACCGGGGCCTCCTCGGGGCCGCACCTGCATTGGGGCCTGTACGTCCACGGCATTTGCGTAGACCCCGCCCCCTGGATGGCCAGGGGGTTTGAGTAA
- the ctpA gene encoding carboxyl-terminal processing protease CtpA, producing the protein MIRSLFRLSILCLCLVGLALGGWSAQPAMALTNEQNLVAEVWRIVNRAYVDETFNHQNWWFTRQRALERSLSNRDDTYQVIQDMLAGLEDPYTRLLPPDQYRSLQTSTAGELTGVGLQIAKDEQPGWLRVIAPIEGSPAEQAGIQPQDVVLEIDGTATTDLSLDEAAARMRGLQGTTVTLQLRHPDESTPRQVSLTRDVITLNPVVAALKTTPNGQRVGYLRLSQFNGNAVQKLTAAIRDLADQGADGYLLDLRNNPGGLLQAGIEIARLWLPKGTIVYTVNRQGILDSFEAFGQAITDAPLAVLVNEGTASASEILAGALQDNGRATLVGSTTFGKGLIQSLFDLSDGAGLAVTVAKYETPAHHDINKLGITPDRMVASVPLNRDTVATEADPQYQAALELLSQAATVVANAS; encoded by the coding sequence ATGATCAGATCTCTATTTCGCCTCAGTATTCTCTGCCTCTGTCTGGTTGGCCTGGCGCTCGGCGGATGGTCGGCCCAGCCAGCGATGGCCCTCACCAACGAGCAAAACCTGGTAGCGGAGGTGTGGCGCATTGTCAACCGGGCCTACGTGGATGAGACCTTTAACCACCAGAACTGGTGGTTTACCCGTCAGAGAGCCCTGGAGCGATCGCTGAGCAACCGGGACGATACCTACCAGGTGATTCAGGACATGCTGGCCGGGCTGGAGGACCCCTACACGCGGCTGCTGCCCCCCGACCAGTACCGCAGCCTCCAGACCAGCACCGCTGGCGAGCTGACCGGGGTAGGGCTGCAGATTGCCAAGGACGAACAACCCGGCTGGCTGCGGGTGATTGCCCCGATCGAAGGATCTCCGGCGGAGCAGGCAGGCATTCAGCCCCAGGATGTGGTCCTCGAAATTGACGGCACGGCCACCACCGATCTGAGCCTGGACGAGGCCGCCGCCCGCATGCGGGGGTTGCAGGGTACAACGGTGACCCTCCAGCTGCGCCACCCCGACGAATCTACCCCCCGCCAGGTGTCCCTCACCCGCGACGTGATCACCCTCAACCCGGTGGTGGCGGCGCTCAAAACTACCCCCAACGGCCAGCGGGTGGGCTATCTGCGGCTGAGCCAGTTTAACGGCAACGCCGTCCAAAAGCTGACGGCAGCCATCCGCGATTTGGCCGACCAGGGGGCGGATGGGTACCTGCTGGACCTGCGCAACAACCCCGGCGGGCTGCTCCAGGCCGGCATCGAAATCGCCCGCCTGTGGCTGCCCAAAGGCACCATTGTCTACACCGTTAACCGGCAGGGCATTTTGGACAGCTTTGAGGCCTTTGGCCAGGCGATTACCGATGCGCCCCTGGCGGTACTGGTCAATGAGGGCACCGCCAGCGCCAGCGAAATTCTGGCCGGGGCCCTCCAGGACAATGGCCGCGCTACCCTGGTGGGCAGCACCACCTTTGGCAAGGGGCTGATTCAGTCGCTGTTTGACCTGTCCGATGGGGCGGGGCTGGCGGTGACCGTGGCCAAGTACGAAACCCCGGCCCACCACGACATCAACAAGCTGGGCATTACCCCCGATCGCATGGTAGCCAGTGTCCCCCTCAACCGCGACACCGTCGCCACCGAGGCCGACCCCCAGTACCAGGCCGCCCTGGAACTGCTCAGCCAGGCCGCTACAGTCGTGGCCAATGCCTCCTGA
- a CDS encoding hemolysin family protein gives MSDLALESALILLLIFANGVFSGSEIALVSARKARLEQQARRGNVKARLALKLANNPNDFLSTVQIGITLIGILSGALGGATVANSLRQRLDQVPALAPYSDVVSLGTVVGLITYLSLVIGELVPKRIALSYPEAIARQAALPMQRLSWLAAPLVALLGASTSFLVNLMGLKERPEAAITEEELRLLIDQGTAAGTFEVAEQEMMGRVLQLGDRPIRSIMTPRTDIEWLNVDASFAEHSELVMQSAHSHFPVCNGSIDDCVGVVSLKALLPNYLSQTHEPITLLSLLQPPLFVAESTYVLKVLELFKSSSTHFAMVLDEYGGVEGLVTLNDVVEAIVGELPSLEDANDPMVTQREDGSWLLDGLLPVDDLKALLNREQLTDDEDNYQTLAGFIIRHMGRIPTTGDFFEWEGLRFEVVDMDGRRVDKVLLENLPLRSPSPDRVPE, from the coding sequence ATGTCTGACCTTGCCCTCGAAAGTGCGCTGATTCTGCTGTTGATTTTTGCCAATGGGGTGTTCTCAGGGTCAGAAATCGCCCTGGTGTCGGCCCGCAAAGCCCGCCTGGAGCAGCAGGCCAGGCGGGGGAACGTCAAGGCGCGGCTGGCCCTCAAGTTGGCCAACAACCCCAATGACTTCCTATCGACGGTGCAGATCGGCATTACGCTGATCGGCATTCTCAGCGGTGCCCTGGGGGGAGCCACCGTAGCCAACTCCCTGCGCCAGCGGCTGGACCAGGTGCCTGCCCTTGCCCCCTACAGCGATGTGGTGAGCCTGGGCACAGTGGTGGGGCTGATCACCTACCTTTCGCTGGTAATCGGGGAACTGGTGCCCAAACGCATTGCCCTCAGCTACCCAGAAGCCATCGCTCGTCAGGCGGCCCTGCCCATGCAGCGGCTATCCTGGCTAGCGGCTCCCCTGGTGGCCCTGCTGGGAGCTTCAACCAGTTTTCTGGTCAACCTGATGGGGCTCAAGGAGCGGCCCGAAGCCGCCATTACCGAGGAAGAGCTGCGTCTGCTGATCGACCAGGGCACCGCCGCTGGCACCTTTGAGGTGGCAGAGCAAGAGATGATGGGGCGGGTGCTGCAGCTGGGCGATCGCCCCATTCGCTCGATCATGACCCCCCGCACCGACATTGAGTGGCTCAACGTCGATGCCTCCTTTGCCGAGCATAGCGAACTGGTGATGCAGAGCGCCCACTCCCACTTTCCCGTCTGCAATGGCAGCATTGACGACTGCGTGGGGGTGGTGTCGCTGAAGGCGCTGCTGCCCAACTATCTGAGCCAGACCCACGAACCCATCACCCTGCTGAGCCTGCTGCAGCCCCCCCTGTTTGTGGCTGAGAGCACCTACGTGCTCAAGGTGCTGGAGCTGTTTAAGTCGTCAAGCACCCACTTTGCCATGGTGCTCGACGAGTACGGCGGGGTGGAGGGGCTGGTCACCCTCAACGACGTGGTCGAAGCCATCGTCGGCGAACTGCCCTCCCTGGAGGATGCCAACGACCCCATGGTCACCCAGCGGGAGGACGGCTCCTGGCTGCTCGACGGTCTGCTGCCGGTCGATGACCTCAAAGCGCTGCTCAACCGCGAGCAGCTGACCGACGACGAAGACAACTACCAAACCCTGGCGGGCTTCATTATTCGGCATATGGGCCGCATCCCCACCACAGGCGACTTTTTTGAGTGGGAGGGGTTACGCTTCGAGGTCGTAGATATGGACGGCCGCCGGGTAGACAAGGTGCTGCTGGAGAATCTGCCGCTGCGCTCACCCTCCCCCGATCGGGTGCCTGAGTAG
- the petD gene encoding cytochrome b6-f complex subunit IV yields MATIKKPDLSDPKLREMLKQGMGHNYYGEPAWPNDLLYIFPVVILGTIACCVALAVLDPALVGEPADPFATPLEILPEWYLYPTFQILRIVPNKLLGIGAMTAIPLGLMLVPFIESVNKFQNPFRRPVATTLFLLGTAVTLWLGIGATFPIQESLTLGLF; encoded by the coding sequence ATGGCGACCATTAAAAAGCCGGATCTCAGCGATCCCAAGTTAAGAGAAATGCTCAAGCAGGGTATGGGCCACAACTACTACGGCGAACCCGCCTGGCCCAACGACCTGCTCTATATCTTCCCCGTGGTGATTCTGGGCACCATTGCCTGCTGCGTGGCGTTGGCAGTGCTGGACCCCGCCCTGGTTGGCGAACCCGCCGATCCCTTTGCCACTCCCCTGGAAATTCTGCCGGAGTGGTACCTGTATCCCACTTTTCAAATTCTGCGGATTGTGCCCAACAAGCTGCTGGGTATCGGCGCGATGACCGCCATTCCCCTGGGACTGATGCTGGTTCCCTTTATTGAGAGCGTCAATAAGTTCCAGAACCCGTTCCGCCGTCCGGTCGCAACCACCCTGTTTTTGCTGGGTACGGCCGTAACCCTGTGGCTGGGTATTGGGGCCACTTTCCCCATTCAAGAGTCCCTGACCCTGGGTCTTTTCTAA
- the def gene encoding peptide deformylase — translation MPAAIQVEKTKLKQPPLEIHTLGDRVLRQPAKRVAKVDDEIRMLVREMLQTMYSADGIGLAAPQVAVNKQLLVVDIDPENAAAPPMVLINPQIIKVSKDLATGQEGCLSIPGVYLDVVRPAALEVSYKDENGRPQKLQANDLLARCILHEMDHLTGVLFVDRVENALALNQELQKNGFYAKDVQPLNA, via the coding sequence ATGCCCGCCGCCATTCAAGTCGAGAAAACCAAGCTCAAGCAGCCGCCTCTGGAGATTCACACCCTGGGCGATCGCGTGCTGCGCCAGCCCGCCAAGCGCGTGGCCAAGGTCGACGACGAGATTCGGATGCTGGTGCGGGAGATGCTGCAAACCATGTACAGCGCCGATGGCATTGGCCTGGCCGCGCCCCAGGTGGCGGTCAACAAGCAGCTGCTGGTGGTCGATATTGACCCCGAAAACGCCGCTGCGCCCCCGATGGTGCTGATCAACCCGCAAATCATTAAGGTCTCCAAGGACCTGGCCACGGGGCAGGAGGGCTGCCTCAGCATTCCCGGCGTTTACCTCGATGTGGTGCGCCCCGCCGCCCTGGAGGTCTCCTACAAAGACGAGAACGGCCGGCCCCAAAAGCTTCAGGCTAACGATCTGCTGGCCCGCTGCATTCTCCACGAGATGGACCACCTTACCGGGGTGCTGTTTGTCGATCGGGTTGAAAACGCCCTGGCCCTCAATCAGGAACTCCAAAAGAACGGCTTCTACGCCAAAGATGTGCAGCCGCTAAACGCCTGA
- a CDS encoding glycosyltransferase: MVLGIPDLPAANPLALAETEAGAWRATAVDAAAVEESTQPGGAVAFVFIEIFSCEGGIQSYVKDLFRAYLSQPDPGPAEVFLLRDGGEVDNPYDLPPLRFHYLKSATPALNRARLAVALLIALVRRRPSRVVCGHLLLLPLVAPLCRWLNLPYTVVTYGKEVWEPLPPRQQQALRQADQIWAISRYSRDRACAANGLDPARVHLVPCAVDGEVFCLGAADPALVEAYGLSGCRVLMTVARLWSGDIYKGVDVTIRALPTLAAAVPNLKYLVIGRGDDQPRLAALAEELGVSDRVVFAGFVPTEALVAHYRLADAYVMPSQEGFGIVYLEAMACGVSVLSGDADGSADPLQDGRLGWRVPHRDPAAVSAACLEMLGGQDRRCEGPWLRQETLAAFSPAALAQGLHRALAANRVA; encoded by the coding sequence ATGGTTTTGGGGATCCCTGATTTGCCTGCCGCCAATCCGCTGGCTCTTGCTGAGACTGAAGCTGGGGCCTGGCGGGCTACCGCTGTTGATGCCGCCGCCGTAGAGGAGTCGACTCAACCCGGCGGGGCAGTCGCCTTTGTCTTCATTGAAATTTTTTCCTGCGAGGGGGGCATTCAGTCCTACGTCAAAGACCTCTTCAGGGCGTATCTGAGTCAGCCCGACCCCGGCCCAGCCGAGGTCTTTCTGCTGCGGGACGGAGGCGAGGTGGACAACCCCTACGACCTGCCGCCGCTGCGGTTTCACTATCTGAAGTCGGCCACCCCCGCCCTGAACCGAGCCCGGCTGGCGGTAGCCCTGCTGATCGCGCTGGTTCGCCGCCGCCCGAGTCGGGTGGTCTGTGGCCACCTGCTGCTGCTGCCCCTGGTTGCTCCCCTCTGCCGCTGGCTCAACCTGCCCTACACGGTTGTTACCTACGGTAAGGAGGTGTGGGAGCCGCTGCCGCCTCGCCAGCAGCAGGCCCTGCGCCAGGCCGATCAGATCTGGGCGATTAGCCGCTACAGCCGCGATCGCGCCTGTGCGGCTAACGGTCTTGACCCCGCCCGCGTGCATCTGGTTCCCTGCGCCGTCGATGGCGAAGTATTTTGCCTCGGAGCCGCCGATCCGGCCCTGGTCGAGGCCTACGGCCTGAGCGGGTGTCGGGTGCTGATGACGGTGGCCCGGCTGTGGTCCGGGGACATTTACAAAGGTGTCGATGTCACGATTCGGGCCTTGCCCACCCTGGCGGCGGCCGTGCCCAACCTGAAATATCTGGTGATTGGCCGCGGCGACGACCAGCCCCGGCTGGCGGCGCTGGCCGAGGAGCTGGGGGTGAGCGATCGCGTTGTCTTTGCCGGGTTTGTGCCCACCGAGGCGCTGGTGGCCCACTATCGCCTCGCCGATGCCTACGTGATGCCATCCCAGGAGGGGTTTGGCATTGTCTATCTGGAGGCGATGGCCTGCGGCGTGTCGGTCCTCTCGGGGGATGCCGATGGGTCTGCGGACCCCCTGCAGGACGGTCGCCTGGGCTGGCGGGTGCCCCACCGCGATCCGGCCGCTGTGTCCGCCGCCTGCCTGGAAATGCTGGGCGGGCAGGACCGCCGCTGCGAGGGACCGTGGCTGCGCCAGGAGACCCTGGCCGCCTTTAGCCCCGCCGCCCTGGCCCAGGGCCTGCACCGCGCTTTGGCAGCCAATCGAGTAGCGTAA
- a CDS encoding DUF1622 domain-containing protein, whose translation MAWLEPLETLLENIALGVRFCLEAISVLCVVVGLLKTGRLALHLRRQRPGQPLPFNQVRLKFGTWLTLALEFQLGADILSTTIAPTTEDLIRLAVIALIRTFLNYFLDKEIEAEQRTGREQHQYDPDSRR comes from the coding sequence ATGGCGTGGCTTGAGCCCCTAGAAACCCTGCTGGAAAACATTGCCCTGGGGGTCAGGTTTTGCCTGGAGGCCATTTCGGTGCTGTGCGTGGTGGTGGGGCTGCTCAAAACCGGCCGTCTAGCCCTGCACCTGCGGCGTCAGCGACCGGGGCAGCCGCTGCCTTTCAACCAGGTGCGGCTCAAATTTGGCACCTGGCTGACGCTGGCCCTGGAATTTCAGCTCGGGGCCGATATTCTTTCGACTACCATCGCTCCCACCACCGAAGACCTGATTCGGCTGGCAGTGATTGCCTTAATTCGCACCTTCCTGAATTATTTTCTGGACAAAGAAATAGAGGCGGAGCAGCGCACCGGGCGGGAGCAGCACCAGTACGACCCCGACAGCCGTCGCTAA
- a CDS encoding peroxiredoxin-like family protein, whose product MNTYAILAHTQRQRVSDGETAPLLAGCERAAQTLVLVWPQLGDFDSMEYAWWLQREAETLGQQNIALRAVGIGDRASGQQFCDYTGFAPEHLFVDETAALHQELGLYQGLTLNPPGLNPGQAAWLNLMLMCAGIASPGTLREVLRGYTGDRRAPQLIGDDEVVKAGPLPPLTGKAFNLVGGSGFQRPIELATLRLRNMTEVLSHWRTYVPNAAYLTQRGGTFLFDGDGQLRYEHRDRGILGFAATMANPLAFLAQPAPPPTPPRAAGVSDGVA is encoded by the coding sequence ATGAACACCTACGCAATTTTGGCCCACACCCAGCGGCAGCGGGTGAGCGACGGAGAGACAGCGCCCCTGCTGGCGGGCTGTGAGAGGGCGGCTCAAACCCTGGTGCTGGTGTGGCCCCAGCTGGGGGACTTTGACAGCATGGAATACGCCTGGTGGCTCCAGCGCGAGGCTGAAACCCTGGGCCAGCAAAATATTGCGCTGCGGGCGGTGGGCATCGGCGATCGCGCCTCGGGCCAGCAGTTCTGCGACTACACGGGCTTCGCGCCGGAGCACCTGTTTGTGGATGAAACCGCGGCCCTGCACCAAGAGCTGGGGCTTTACCAGGGGCTGACCCTCAACCCCCCTGGCTTGAACCCGGGGCAGGCAGCCTGGCTAAACCTGATGCTGATGTGTGCGGGGATCGCCAGCCCCGGCACCCTGCGGGAGGTGCTGCGGGGGTATACGGGCGATCGCCGCGCCCCGCAGCTAATCGGTGACGACGAGGTGGTGAAGGCCGGACCACTGCCGCCATTGACGGGCAAAGCCTTTAATCTGGTCGGCGGCAGCGGGTTTCAGCGGCCCATCGAACTGGCCACCCTGCGTCTGCGCAACATGACCGAGGTGCTGAGCCACTGGCGCACCTACGTGCCCAATGCCGCCTACCTGACCCAGCGCGGCGGGACGTTTTTGTTTGATGGCGACGGCCAGCTGCGCTACGAACACCGCGATCGCGGCATTCTCGGCTTTGCCGCCACCATGGCCAACCCGCTGGCATTTTTGGCCCAGCCTGCCCCGCCGCCAACTCCACCCAGGGCCGCTGGGGTCAGCGATGGCGTGGCTTGA
- a CDS encoding HD domain-containing protein encodes MQPKASRSYHDPLHGAITLHASDPDEALLTQLIDTPAFQRLRRIRQLGPASLTFHGAESSRFTHSLGVMAIARRAFDQIQRRYPELAPYRATVLVAALLHDIGHGPFSHTAEEVFGLHHEHWTRRMVSELPEIHNALEAHSAGLAAAVDQVYTHAHPVALVWQLVSSQLDCDRLDYLLRDSYFTGASYGQLDLDRILMALRFEPGSGRLVVAHKGLSAIEHYLVVRHFMYVQVYNHPKNIAVTWLLERAFERARADLHAGKLEADPTVTAWLLAPDRPLSLDTYLAGDDIVFTYHLQRWRHSPDPLLADLCRRFLDRDLLKTLEVTRLSADQQQDLLAIVRHHLAQQGYRGEHYSGLRRTWSRGYTTYNEGICLHSDNTFVDIKERSPLVQTLSQPFERTWLLYPRDILPWLWETWAAYSTKNGVTVE; translated from the coding sequence GTGCAGCCCAAGGCCAGCCGCTCGTACCACGACCCCCTCCACGGCGCGATTACCCTGCACGCCAGCGATCCCGACGAAGCCCTGCTGACCCAGCTGATCGACACGCCGGCCTTTCAGCGGCTGCGGCGAATTCGCCAGCTCGGTCCGGCCAGCCTCACCTTTCACGGCGCCGAAAGCTCGCGCTTTACCCACTCCCTGGGGGTGATGGCGATCGCCCGACGTGCCTTTGACCAGATCCAGCGTCGCTACCCCGAACTGGCCCCCTACCGGGCCACGGTGCTGGTGGCGGCCCTGCTCCACGACATCGGCCATGGCCCCTTCAGTCACACCGCCGAAGAGGTGTTTGGCCTCCACCACGAGCACTGGACCCGCCGTATGGTGAGCGAGCTGCCGGAGATTCACAATGCTCTGGAGGCGCACTCGGCGGGGCTGGCGGCGGCGGTGGATCAGGTCTACACCCACGCGCACCCGGTCGCCCTGGTGTGGCAGCTGGTGAGCAGCCAGCTCGACTGCGATCGCCTCGACTACCTGCTGCGGGACAGCTACTTTACCGGGGCCAGCTACGGCCAGCTCGACCTCGATCGCATTCTGATGGCGCTGCGGTTTGAGCCCGGCAGCGGTCGGCTGGTGGTGGCCCACAAGGGGCTGTCTGCGATCGAGCACTACCTGGTGGTGCGCCACTTTATGTACGTGCAGGTGTATAACCACCCCAAAAATATTGCCGTCACCTGGCTGCTGGAGCGCGCCTTCGAGCGCGCCCGGGCCGACCTGCACGCGGGCAAACTCGAGGCCGACCCCACCGTGACCGCCTGGCTGCTGGCCCCCGATCGCCCCCTGTCCCTCGACACCTACCTGGCCGGGGACGACATTGTGTTTACCTACCACCTGCAGCGGTGGCGGCACAGCCCCGACCCGCTGCTGGCCGACCTGTGCCGCCGCTTTCTCGATCGTGACCTGCTCAAAACCCTGGAAGTCACCCGGCTGTCGGCGGATCAGCAGCAGGATCTGCTGGCTATCGTCCGTCACCATCTGGCGCAGCAGGGCTACAGGGGCGAGCACTACAGCGGTCTGCGCCGCACCTGGAGCCGGGGCTACACCACTTACAACGAAGGCATTTGCCTGCACAGCGACAACACCTTTGTCGATATCAAGGAGCGATCGCCGCTGGTGCAGACCCTCAGCCAACCGTTCGAGCGCACCTGGCTGCTCTACCCCCGCGACATTCTCCCCTGGCTCTGGGAAACCTGGGCCGCCTACAGCACCAAAAATGGCGTCACGGTGGAGTAG
- the petB gene encoding cytochrome b6, giving the protein MFTKQVTDSKAYQWFNERLEIQALADDISSKYVPPHVNIFYCLGGITLTCFLIQFATGFAMTFYYKPTVTEAFSSVQYLMTDVNFGWLIRSIHRWSASMMVLMMILHVFRVYLTGGFKKPRELTWVTGVVLAVITVTFGVTGYSLPWDQVGYWAVKIVSGVPGAIPVVGTTVVELMRGGEAVGQATLTRFYSLHTFVLPWAIAVFMLLHFLMIRKQGISGPL; this is encoded by the coding sequence ATGTTTACCAAGCAAGTTACCGACTCTAAGGCCTACCAGTGGTTTAACGAGCGGCTAGAGATTCAGGCTCTGGCCGACGATATCTCCAGCAAGTACGTGCCCCCCCACGTCAATATCTTCTATTGCCTGGGCGGCATTACGCTAACCTGCTTCCTGATCCAGTTCGCCACTGGATTTGCGATGACCTTCTACTACAAGCCCACGGTCACTGAAGCCTTCAGTTCCGTGCAGTACCTGATGACTGATGTCAACTTCGGCTGGCTGATTCGCTCCATCCACCGCTGGTCCGCCAGCATGATGGTGCTGATGATGATTCTCCACGTGTTTCGGGTTTACCTCACCGGCGGCTTCAAGAAGCCCCGCGAGCTGACCTGGGTCACCGGTGTGGTGCTGGCCGTGATCACCGTTACCTTTGGCGTTACCGGCTATTCCCTGCCCTGGGACCAGGTGGGCTACTGGGCGGTGAAGATTGTGTCTGGGGTGCCCGGTGCTATCCCTGTGGTTGGCACCACCGTGGTTGAGCTAATGCGCGGTGGCGAGGCCGTGGGCCAAGCTACCCTGACTCGCTTCTACAGCCTGCACACCTTCGTTCTGCCCTGGGCGATCGCGGTGTTCATGCTGCTCCACTTCCTGATGATTCGCAAGCAGGGTATTTCTGGCCCCCTCTAA
- the ureE gene encoding urease accessory protein UreE, translating into MLTLTRVLPPNAAAAVVTTLSLTAGDRAKSRHRFTADDGTPLYLTLARGTVLRGGDLLAGDGDPAGLIRVVAKPEPVLLVTAASSFDLLRAAYHLGNRHVSLELAPDGLKLEPDPVLEAMLAQLGGLAIAPATLPFEPEAGAYRSGMHSPIHSHSHDHN; encoded by the coding sequence GTGCTGACCCTGACCCGTGTGCTGCCCCCCAATGCTGCCGCTGCTGTGGTGACAACGCTGTCCCTGACGGCGGGCGATCGCGCCAAGTCCAGGCACCGCTTTACCGCCGACGATGGCACGCCCCTCTACCTCACCCTGGCGCGGGGAACGGTGCTGCGTGGGGGGGATTTGCTGGCGGGCGATGGCGACCCTGCCGGGCTGATTCGGGTGGTGGCCAAGCCAGAGCCGGTGCTGCTGGTCACCGCGGCCTCCAGCTTTGATCTGCTGCGGGCCGCCTACCACCTGGGCAATCGCCACGTGTCTTTGGAACTGGCCCCCGATGGCCTCAAGCTGGAGCCCGATCCGGTGCTGGAAGCCATGCTGGCGCAGCTGGGCGGGCTGGCGATCGCTCCGGCTACCCTGCCCTTTGAACCCGAAGCTGGAGCCTACCGCTCAGGTATGCACAGCCCCATTCACAGCCACAGCCATGACCACAACTAG